The region GGAGCGGCAGCGGGGGCTCGCCCTCCGGTTCCCGAGGTTCGTGCGGTGGCGGGACGAGAAGAGGCCGGAACAGGCGACGACGGCCGCCGAGGTTGCGGCGATGTTCCGCCGCCGGCGGGAGGGGTAAGTCATGGAGAAACTATCTCGGATGAGCAACATCGAGGTCGCGGCGGTCCTCTACGAGGTCGCCGACCTCCTCGAGATCAAGGGCGTCCGGTTCAAGCCGCATGCCTACCGACGGGCGGCGCAGGCGATCGAGACCCTGCCTGAGGATATCGCCGACGTCACGCGGGAAGGCCGCCTCGACGAGGTCCCCGGCGTCGGGAAAGGTATCGCCGGAAAGGTCCGGGAGGTCGTCGAGACCGGCGATCTCGCCTACTTATCGTCTTTGCGTGAGGAACTCCCGGAGGGCGTGCAGGAACTCACCCGGATCGAGGGTATCGGGCCGAAGAAGGCGATCGCCCTCTCCCGGGAACTCGGGATCCGGACCGTCGACGACCTGGAGGCGGCGGCAAAAGCGGGCCGGATCCGAGACCTGCCCGGGTTCGGGGAGAAGACCGAGCAGAACATCCTTGCAAGCATCAGGATGAGCAAGACGGCGAGGGAGCGGCATCTCCTCGGTTACATCCTCCCCATCGCCCGGGATATCGAGCGCCGGCTCTCGTCGCTCGATTCGGTCCTGAGGGTGAGCCTCGCCGGCTCGATACGCCGCAAGAAGGAGACGATCGGGGATGTCGACATCCTGGCCGCCTCCACGCGCCCGGATGAGGTTATGGAGGTCTTCGCCACCCTCCCCGGGGTCTCGCGGGTCCTTGCCCGGGGGACGACGAAGACCTCGGTTGTGCTCGCGACCGGGGTTCAGGTCGACCTCCGGGTGGTGGAAGACAAGCATTTCGGGGCCGCTCTCCAGTACTTCACCGGGTCGAAGGAGCACAACATCGCCCTCCGGAAGCTCGCCATCGCGAGGAACTGGCGGTTGAACGAGTACGGGCTTGTGGACCTCGCAACCGGCCGCGTAGTCGCGGGCGAGGACGAGGCCGGAGTCTACCGGGCCCTCGACCTCCCTTGGATCGAGCCGGAACTCCGGGAGGACCGCGGCGAGATCGAGGCCGCACGAACCGGAACCCTCCCCGGCCTCGTCGAGTACGGGTCGGTCCGGGGCGACCTCCACGCCCACACCCGGTGGAGCGAGGGGTCTCACTCAATCGAGGAGATGGCGGAGGCGGCGCAGGCGCTCGGCTACGAGTATATCGCCATCTGCGACCATGCAGAGACCCTTCACATCGCCCGCGGCCTCTCCCCGGAACGCCTGGCCGACCAGATCCGCGAGATCGAGCGGATCAACCGGGAGGCCGACGGCGAATTCACCGTTCTTGCCGGCACCGAGTGCAACATCGGCATGGACGGTAGGATCGACCTCCCTGACAGCGTCCTTGCCGACCTCGACGTGGTGGTTGCGAGCGTCCACTCAGGGTTTAAGCAGTCCGAACGGGAGATGACGGAGCGTGTCGCCACGGCGATGCAGAACGACCACGTCGACATCATCGGCCACCCGACGGGCCGGATCCTTCTTACGCGCGAGCCCTACCGGATCGACCTCGCCGCGGTCTTCGACGCCGCAGCAGCGCTCGGCGTCCTCATGGAGATCAACGCGTTCCCAAGCAGGCTGGACCTCTCAGACGTCAACTGCCGTCAGGCCCGGGAACACGGCATCCGATTCTCGCTCGGCTCGGATGCGCACAGCCGCGAGAACCTCCGCTACATGGAGTTCGGCGTCGCGACCGCCAGGAGGGGGTGGCTTGCGGCGGAGGATATCGTCAACACCCGCCCGCTTGAGGACCTGAGGGGAGTCCTGCGTTCTTAAGGGGGGGCGGGCCCGGTCGCCCGCTCCTTACGCGGCGCTGACGATGTCCACAAGTTGGATATCGAACATCAGGGACCGTCCTGCCAGCGGGTGGTTGGCGTCCAGCGTCACGGTCGATTCGGAGACCTCGCTGATGGTGACGATGGCCGCCCTCCCGTCCGACTGCTGGACCCGGAGCTGCTGGCCCGGCTGGGGCTCGATATCCTCCGGGAACTGATCCCGGTCCACCGTCAGGGTCATGTCGTCCCGGTGTGGGCCGTACGCCTCCTCGGGCGGAATTGTGGCGGTCTTCTTCTCCCCCGGCGCCATGCCGACCACGGCCTGCTCGAACCCGGATATGACCTCTCCCTCGCCGATGGTGAACTCAAGCGGGTCCCTCTCGGTGGAGGTATCAAAGACCGTGCCGTCCTCCAACTTTCCGGTGTAGTGTACCTTGACGGTATCGCCTTCTTTTGCCTGTGCCATTAATGCTTCACCGGCGGGGTGGTGATCTCGGATTCGTATTTATGCGTGCCGGTCGAACCGGCGGTTGCCGATATTATCTGCCGCTCTTACGGACGGC is a window of Methanoculleus sp. 7T DNA encoding:
- the polX gene encoding DNA polymerase/3'-5' exonuclease PolX; translation: MEKLSRMSNIEVAAVLYEVADLLEIKGVRFKPHAYRRAAQAIETLPEDIADVTREGRLDEVPGVGKGIAGKVREVVETGDLAYLSSLREELPEGVQELTRIEGIGPKKAIALSRELGIRTVDDLEAAAKAGRIRDLPGFGEKTEQNILASIRMSKTARERHLLGYILPIARDIERRLSSLDSVLRVSLAGSIRRKKETIGDVDILAASTRPDEVMEVFATLPGVSRVLARGTTKTSVVLATGVQVDLRVVEDKHFGAALQYFTGSKEHNIALRKLAIARNWRLNEYGLVDLATGRVVAGEDEAGVYRALDLPWIEPELREDRGEIEAARTGTLPGLVEYGSVRGDLHAHTRWSEGSHSIEEMAEAAQALGYEYIAICDHAETLHIARGLSPERLADQIREIERINREADGEFTVLAGTECNIGMDGRIDLPDSVLADLDVVVASVHSGFKQSEREMTERVATAMQNDHVDIIGHPTGRILLTREPYRIDLAAVFDAAAALGVLMEINAFPSRLDLSDVNCRQAREHGIRFSLGSDAHSRENLRYMEFGVATARRGWLAAEDIVNTRPLEDLRGVLRS
- a CDS encoding FKBP-type peptidyl-prolyl cis-trans isomerase encodes the protein MAQAKEGDTVKVHYTGKLEDGTVFDTSTERDPLEFTIGEGEVISGFEQAVVGMAPGEKKTATIPPEEAYGPHRDDMTLTVDRDQFPEDIEPQPGQQLRVQQSDGRAAIVTISEVSESTVTLDANHPLAGRSLMFDIQLVDIVSAA